The genomic stretch TGTCGGCCGCAACCGAGGGAGCAATTCTTGGAATCCCTTCGATTGCCTTTTCCCTGGCGACGCACGCACTCGATGCCGATTTACGTGGAGCCTCGAGGCATGCACGTGTTATCGCTTCAACGGTGCTCAAAAATGGATTACCGCGAGGCACACTTCTGAATGTGAACGTACCCAACATTCCCGCAAACGAAATTCGCGGTATCAAGGTCACACGTCAAGGGCGCTCGTGGTGGGACGATGGCTTTGAGTCCCGGTCAGATCCGAACGGGCGCACATATTACTGGCTGTTCGGGAGTTATGTGTGGGATTCGGATTCCGATGCAGACGATGTCGCCCTACGAAACGGTTTTGTATCGGTTACACCGCTTCACTACAGTCTCACCGACGAAACCCTTTTACGCGAATTACAGGAATGGAAATTCACGAAACGGCCTCACCGCGAAGGTGTCGCGCGCACACTTCGGGGGAAGAAGGGTTGATGTAAATACCGCTTCCTATTTCAAAACCCGCGGGCGTGGTGATCTTTGGAATAAGGACAAGGTACCAATGCAGATACCGAACGTCCTCGTCACTGATTGGTGAGGATCGAATCACGAAATTGTAACTAGGATCCGCCAGCAGGTCTCGAATCCGGGCGGTCGCATGCTGTAGTATCTCTGCAAGCGAAGCTATTTCCGTATCGGTGATCAACGTGAAGCTTGCTGCGTGTCGCTTCGGAAGAATGCGCACCTCGTACGGTGAACGCGAGGCAAAGGGACAGTATGATACAAAGTGATCGTTTTCTTCTATAATTCGATACTCCTGACGAAGCTCCTCGGCAAGCATATCACAATAGACGCATGATCCGAACGAGTCGAGATGCAGTGCCGCGAGATGAATCGGATCACGCAGGTGTGGTGGGATGATGGGTGAGGCGATAATCTGAGAATGCGGATGCGAGAGAGATGTGCCGGCTCCGGGTCCGTGATTCCTGAAAACAATCACCATGGAAATATCGGGCATCGATCCGATGTCTTGCGACCGCTCGCGGTAGGATCGAAGCACGTCGACGACCCCTTCGGGTGGAAGGGAGGAAAACGAGAGATTGTGCAGGGGTGATTCGATGACAACCTCGGCGACCCCATGATTACCTGCCGTCAAAAATAAACCCGCCTGGTGTCGGAGTACCGCGCTTCCAGGATCGAGCGCTGAGTACTTGTTCCTGATCACCCTCAGCGACCAGGCGTTCTCCGTACCATAGCGAAGCATTTCCGCGCCAGTTTCAGTTTCATTCCCCGGACAAAAAGGGCAGGTTGGATCGTAGGTGCTTCTTGCGGGAATATCGGATTTTTGTGTCCGATAATCGGACGGGCGTTTTGCACGCTCCGGCGCAATGATCACCCATTCTTTTGTGACGAAGTTCTGTCGGAATTCGGGCATGGGAACCCTCCTTCGATGTCTTGGCTGGTTCTCGTACCCGCGGGATGCCCGGACCACCCGGGTCCCGCGGGTACGACCCTCGTCATCGCATGAGGACTTCCAGAATCTTTCTCGCAGCGCGGGCGATCACAGTGCCCGGACCAAAAATCGCAGCAGCGCCGGCGTCGTACAGGAAGGAATAATCGGGTGCGGGAATAACACCGCCGACAACAACCAGAATATCTTCTCGCCCAAGTGTCTTGAGTTCCGAGATCAGCGCGGGGACGAGTGTTTTATGTCCCGCAGCGAGACTCGACACACCCACAACGTGCACGTCATTTTCCGCAGCCTGTTGCGCGGCCTCCGCGGGTGTTTGGAATAAGGGACCGATATCGACATCGAAGCCCAAATCGGCGAAGGCCGTTGAAATAACCTTCGCGCCGCGATCGTGTCCATCCTGCCCGAGCTTTGCGATCATAATCCTGGGACGTCGTCCTTCGGCGGTGGCAAACTCGTCCGCAAGCGTTCGTGCAGCTATAAAATCGGCATCTGTACCTGCCTCGCTTGAATAGACGCCGGAAATCGAGCGGATCTCCGCCTTATGACGCCCAAACACCGACTCCATTGCGTCGGACATTTCACCAAGCGTTGCACGTGCACGCCCTGCGACCACACACGCCTCGAGCAGGTTTCCGTCCCCGGAAGCCGCGTGCGCAAGAGCATCCAGCGCGTGTCGCACCTCATCGTTGTTTCGATGCGACCGTAATTCTGCGAGTCGGGCGATTTGCGCGTCACGCACCGCTGAATTATCCACTTCAAGAATTGGGATGGATTCTTCCTGCTGCAGTTGGTATGCGTTTACACCGACAATGATGTCCTTGCCCGCATCGATGCGCGCCTGCTTGCGTGCCGCGGCTTCTTCTATTCGCATTTTGGGAAGCCCTGATTCAATGGCACGCGTCATTCCTCCAAGATCCTCCACCTCCCGAATCAACTCCCACCCGCGCCGCGCGAGTTTCCCTGTCAGGTATTCGACATAATAGGATCCACCCCAGGGATCGACTTCCCTGCAGATGCCCGTTTCGTCCTGCAGGAACAACTGCGTGTTTCGTGCGATGCGGGCGGAGAAATCCGTTGGGAGAGCGATGGCCTCATCAAGTGCGTTTGTGTGCAGGGACTGCGTTCCGCCAAAGGCGGCTGCAAGCGCTTCAACGCAGGTGCGCACGACGTTGTTGAACGGGTCTTGTTCGGTAAGACTCCAGCCCGAAGTCTGGCTGTGCGTCCGAAGCGACATCGATTTTGGATTCTTCGGCTCGAATTGTTTCACGAGTTTCGCCCACAGCATTCGTGCGGCACGCATCTTGGCGATCTCCATGAAGAAGTTCATCCCAACACCCCAGAAGAACGACAGTCGCGGTGCGAACTGATCGATACTCAGGCCGGCGTTCAGGCCGGCCCGAATGTACTCGAGTCCATCAGCGAGTGTGTATGCCATCTCGATATCAGCCGTGGCACCGGCTTCCTGCATATGGTAACCCGAGATAGAGATGGAGTTGAATTTCGGCATGCGTTTGGCAGTGAAGGCGATCACGTCCGACACAATGCGCATCGACGGTCCTGGAGGATAGATGTAGGTGTTTCGCACCATGAATTCCTTCAGGATATCGTTCTGGATCGTACCGCTCAATTTCTCCATCTGGACGCCCTGCTCCTCAGCAGCCACTATGTAGAGGGCCATGATGGGAAGCACGGCGCCGTTCATGGTCATCGAGACGGACATACGATCGAGAGGGATCCTGTCGAAGAGGATCCGCATATCGAGGATGGAATCGATCGCAACACCCGCCTTCCCTACATCGCCAAGAACGCGCGGATTATCGGAATCATACCCACGATGTGTTGCAAGATCGAATGCTATCGAAAGACCCTTCTGACCTGCTGCGAGATTTCTGCGGTAGAACGCGTTTGATTCCTCGGCGGTTGAAAATCCGGCGTACTGGCGGACCGTCCACGGACGCACAACATACATCGTCGAGTACGGCCCCCGCAGGAACGGAGGAATACCAGAGAGAAAGTCGAGATGATCAAAACCCCTGATATCGGCTTTTGTGAAAAGTGGTCGGACTGGTATCTGCTCGGGTGTTCTCCAAATCAACTCTTCAGGATGATCTTGTCCGAATTCCATCGCCTCTGATCGATCGCGCGAAGATTCAGACGCACTGTTTGGCGGCTCGCCGAGAAACTCGTCGAATCCGTAAGGGATGGTGGTGAAGTCAGTTTTCATTGGAACCCCCGTCGCGATCGGTGATATCTAGCGCTGAAAGAAGCGCGTTCAATTCGTGCAAGAGATCCGCGCGCACATGAATAAATCCATTCACCCCGGCTTGTTCAAGTTTTTCCACATCGGCTTTGGGATTACCTGCAACGAGAAAGACGGGTGATACACCTGTACGACGCACCGTGTCAATAATCGTTGGCACCGTTTGGGAGTACGCGGCATCCTCACTGCACGCAACAACGATATCCGCATTCAGCGGCATCGCGTTCTCGAGGGCCTCTTCCACAGAATCACAGCCCGGCCCCTCGGTAATCTGGAATCCTGCAACGCCGAGGAAACCAGCGCTAAAGGTGGCTCGTGCACTGCGCCAGACTGGCGGCCCGTACAACAGAAGATACACTCGAGGTTTTCGTCCCGCGCTCTCAACACGCAGGCGAATATCCTCTATATCCTTCGCAATCCTCTCGTGTCGGAGGTGAACCTCTATTGGCGAGGATGCTTCCTCTGGATACATGCAGTGAACAACCTGCAAAGCCGTAGCTCCCGTGTTGAACACTGCGGCCACGTCGCGAATAAACGATCTTCCCGCTTTCTTAGCGCTGGTCCGCAGAGCAGATGATATCTCCGACGGGAGGGGTTCGGAGTGTGGGCGTTTCTCGGATTGTGGTTGTTGAGGAGGAACACATGTTTCGCCAAGATTCGGGTACTGATTCGTTCCGACGAGCACGGTTCGGCGTGATGCGACCGCGGCGACACTTGTTGCGTGAGCCAATACAATCCTACGCTGCAGCGCTCCGCTGCGAACGACACTCAGCCATCCACCATCCGCTTCGAGTTGCTGAAACTCAAGCCATGCCGCTCTAGCCAACTCTTCCGTTCTCTTTTCAATGGAGTACGACCCACCCGCCGGATCTACAACGCCGTGAAGGTGTGATTCGTGCATGAGTAGCAGGTTGGTATTGCGCGCAATTCTCCGAGCGAGGCCGGTCCGTTCTCCAATGACTTCGTCAAAGGGTCTCACCGAGATGGAGTTTGCGCCGGCGATGGCACCAGCCATCGCTGCAAGCGTCGCTCGAAGAATATTCACATGGCGGTCATACATCGTCATTTCTCGGCTCGACGACTCCACGTGCAGGTTCATTGCAAACGCGTTGTGGATTTGTCCGACTGTGTGTTTTACAATCTTCGCCCACAGCATGCGAACGGCGCGCAGCTTTGCAACCTCTTCCAGTAACATGCTCCCCACGGGGAAGGAGAATTGAACCGACTGTGCAACGAGTTGTGGATCCACTCCGCGTGC from Ignavibacteriota bacterium encodes the following:
- the surE gene encoding 5'/3'-nucleotidase SurE → MRPTQKKLPHERPIILVSNDDGYDSPGIYALVMAMRPLGDVVVAAPATQQSAVGHAITMQMPLRAREIRRGMYFRGWAVEGTPADSVKLGATTLLPRLPDLVVSGINHGMNTSINIIYSGTVSAATEGAILGIPSIAFSLATHALDADLRGASRHARVIASTVLKNGLPRGTLLNVNVPNIPANEIRGIKVTRQGRSWWDDGFESRSDPNGRTYYWLFGSYVWDSDSDADDVALRNGFVSVTPLHYSLTDETLLRELQEWKFTKRPHREGVARTLRGKKG
- the galT gene encoding galactose-1-phosphate uridylyltransferase, with translation MPEFRQNFVTKEWVIIAPERAKRPSDYRTQKSDIPARSTYDPTCPFCPGNETETGAEMLRYGTENAWSLRVIRNKYSALDPGSAVLRHQAGLFLTAGNHGVAEVVIESPLHNLSFSSLPPEGVVDVLRSYRERSQDIGSMPDISMVIVFRNHGPGAGTSLSHPHSQIIASPIIPPHLRDPIHLAALHLDSFGSCVYCDMLAEELRQEYRIIEENDHFVSYCPFASRSPYEVRILPKRHAASFTLITDTEIASLAEILQHATARIRDLLADPSYNFVIRSSPISDEDVRYLHWYLVLIPKITTPAGFEIGSGIYINPSSPEVCARHLRGEAVS
- the scpA gene encoding methylmalonyl-CoA mutase, whose product is MKTDFTTIPYGFDEFLGEPPNSASESSRDRSEAMEFGQDHPEELIWRTPEQIPVRPLFTKADIRGFDHLDFLSGIPPFLRGPYSTMYVVRPWTVRQYAGFSTAEESNAFYRRNLAAGQKGLSIAFDLATHRGYDSDNPRVLGDVGKAGVAIDSILDMRILFDRIPLDRMSVSMTMNGAVLPIMALYIVAAEEQGVQMEKLSGTIQNDILKEFMVRNTYIYPPGPSMRIVSDVIAFTAKRMPKFNSISISGYHMQEAGATADIEMAYTLADGLEYIRAGLNAGLSIDQFAPRLSFFWGVGMNFFMEIAKMRAARMLWAKLVKQFEPKNPKSMSLRTHSQTSGWSLTEQDPFNNVVRTCVEALAAAFGGTQSLHTNALDEAIALPTDFSARIARNTQLFLQDETGICREVDPWGGSYYVEYLTGKLARRGWELIREVEDLGGMTRAIESGLPKMRIEEAAARKQARIDAGKDIIVGVNAYQLQQEESIPILEVDNSAVRDAQIARLAELRSHRNNDEVRHALDALAHAASGDGNLLEACVVAGRARATLGEMSDAMESVFGRHKAEIRSISGVYSSEAGTDADFIAARTLADEFATAEGRRPRIMIAKLGQDGHDRGAKVISTAFADLGFDVDIGPLFQTPAEAAQQAAENDVHVVGVSSLAAGHKTLVPALISELKTLGREDILVVVGGVIPAPDYSFLYDAGAAAIFGPGTVIARAARKILEVLMR